The genomic region TGACAGGGGCGAAAAGACAGCCGATGCAAGCGACAGGGACCGTGTTGTTTCAATCCCTCGATGTGTCTCTGAGTACCGTACCCTTTATTTGTGACTAAATCGTACTGGGGATATTTGACTGCAAGGCGAGTAATTAGGGCATCGCGCCACACTTTAGCCACGATACTAGCAGAGGCGATCGCCAAAGATTGCTCGTCTCCTTTGACGATCGCCTGTTGCGGGATAAATAAATCTTTAATGGGTTGTCTGCCATCGACTAAGCATAGTTCGGGCTGAATTTTCAGTTTCAGGACTGCCCGTTTCATGGCTAGTAACGATGCTTGCAAGATATTAATGCGATCGATTTCGGCAGAGGTCGCAAAACCAATCTGCCAATCAAGTGCTACCTGACAAATATGGGCTGCTAATTTCAAACGGCGAGCGCACGATAGTTTTTTGCTATCTCTAATCTGGGCTGCTACTAATTCCTTCAAGGCTGATGGAGGTAAAACTACTGCCGCTGCTACCACCGGACCAAATAAAGCGCCTCTGCCTACTTCATCTACTCCAGCTATGAGGATAGAGTATCGATCGCTTAAACCTGAGTCAAAGTCCTGGGTAATGCCATTTTGAATTTTAGATTTTTGAACTTTAGATTTCAGTTTTTGAATGGACGATGACTCAGCCATAATAGTCAATCGAAAAAAGTAGGTGGGCATCGCCCACCCTACACTATACACAAGCCCCCTTTTTAAGAGGATTTGGAGAGATATTGACACGGAATCTACTCGTCACCATCTGCCGAAGAACGACGGCGACGGCGACGGACTGGAGTTTTGCGATCGGTTTCGCTGTCTCCTGTCGCTGGTAGTTCCGATTCAGTGATTTCAGGAATTGCAGCTATAACCGGAGTATCGGCAGCAGCCACGCTGTCAATGTTAATGGTAGATACTTCTGAATCGGACATTGTGCCATTTTCACTTTGAGGCAAAGGAGGTGCTTGCCCAGGCAAAACGACTTGCACGATCGCAGATTTGGGATTTTTCACTTCCCTGTCTAAGCGTACTAGGGGCGATACGCCCATGACGGCGTAAATTTCCTGTTCCTCGGGTGTCATTTCCACCACAATTGTTTCTGGTGGATCGATCGCGACTTTGACAGGTTCCGGCTTTATGGGTTTAGACCGCTCTGGTTTTTCTACCCAGCCGCGATGGTCGCGACTTAGCGTTCCGCCTGCGGCATCGCGGCGATCGCCATAGGAAACTTCAGCGGCAATTGCCCCTTCCGATTCTACTTCTGGTTCTGTATCTCGGTCGTTGAGCAGGGTAAGTGAATTAGCCGTTGCCCGTGGATTTTCTTCTTTATAGCCCCCCTCGCCGATGCGCCGCCGCCGCCGCCGCCGATTATTCCCCGCCGCGTCGCCAATTTCTTGATAATTGGGATGGTTGATCGGCATTAAGTCTTGGCGATCGCTATCGAAGTCGTTACTAAAACTTTCTGCTTCCAATCCCCAACTACTACTACTACTACTTTCGCGGGGTTCTACTGACCGAGGGTTGGGCATGACGCGATATGAGTCCCGTGCTGGCTGTGGGGCTGACCATTCGGGTTCTCGTGCTGCTGGTGGCATTGATACTTCGCGTTCTTCCGATTCTCCTGGCAGGTG from Scytonema millei VB511283 harbors:
- a CDS encoding ribonuclease HII, giving the protein MAESSSIQKLKSKVQKSKIQNGITQDFDSGLSDRYSILIAGVDEVGRGALFGPVVAAAVVLPPSALKELVAAQIRDSKKLSCARRLKLAAHICQVALDWQIGFATSAEIDRINILQASLLAMKRAVLKLKIQPELCLVDGRQPIKDLFIPQQAIVKGDEQSLAIASASIVAKVWRDALITRLAVKYPQYDLVTNKGYGTQRHIEGLKQHGPCRLHRLSFRPCQVREQGVGKSC